In Candidatus Paceibacterota bacterium, a single window of DNA contains:
- the rpsH gene encoding 30S ribosomal protein S8 produces IIQLKNAGDAGKETLSVSHSDLKASILELLAKSGYIASFTKRGKKVNKFLDVVLAKKEGMPRISGVKRLSHVSSRQYKGVADIRRVKQGHGMMVLTTPKGILSDVEARKEKVGGEALFEIW; encoded by the coding sequence ATAATTCAACTCAAAAACGCAGGAGACGCCGGCAAGGAAACTCTTTCTGTTTCTCATTCTGATTTGAAAGCTTCAATTTTGGAACTTCTCGCAAAGAGCGGTTACATCGCTTCTTTCACCAAGCGAGGAAAGAAAGTAAATAAATTTTTGGATGTTGTTCTTGCAAAGAAGGAAGGGATGCCACGAATCAGCGGAGTAAAAAGACTTTCTCATGTTTCTTCGCGACAATACAAAGGCGTAGCTGATATTCGACGAGTGAAGCAGGGACACGGAATGATGGTGCTCACGACTCCAAAAGGAATTCTTTCTGATGTTGAAGCACGAAAGGAGAAAGTTGGAGGTGAAGCACTTTTCGAAATATGGTAA
- the rplR gene encoding 50S ribosomal protein L18, translated as MKSANTKSEKRIRRHKKIRSSVSGSAEKPRLSVFKSNKHLYAQLIDDDSQKTLAVFSSLNLKDSKKKISEQAIEIGKELAKIAKAKGVTKVVFDRGGFVYQGKIKALADGAREGGLIF; from the coding sequence ATGAAATCTGCTAACACAAAATCAGAAAAGAGAATTCGACGACACAAGAAGATCCGCAGCTCCGTCTCCGGAAGCGCAGAGAAGCCTCGTCTTTCGGTTTTCAAATCAAACAAGCATCTCTATGCACAGCTTATTGATGATGACTCACAGAAAACGCTCGCTGTCTTTTCGTCTCTCAATTTGAAAGATTCAAAGAAGAAAATTTCTGAACAGGCAATTGAAATTGGAAAAGAATTGGCAAAGATCGCAAAAGCAAAGGGAGTGACGAAAGTCGTTTTTGACCGAGGAGGTTTCGTTTATCAAGGCAAAATTAAAGCTCTTGCAGACGGAGCTCGTGAAGGGGGATTGATATTTTAA
- the map gene encoding type I methionyl aminopeptidase, with amino-acid sequence MVTKKTEKDIEYLREGGKRLAFILKELQKKVAPGVTGQELEDFARKLTEEGGDKPAFLGHMSKHDKVPYPAGLCLSINDEVVHSPATGEGKVIKEGDVVSLDYGIIHKGLYTDSAVTVAVGKVDAVAKKLLSVTKKALEIGIKECKNGNTTGDIGFAIEEYVKPYKFGIIRELAGHGVGYKVHEDPYIPNYGKKGTGEKLFPGMVIAIEPMLNEGTADIKLAEDGFTYKTRDGKRGAHFEHTILITEGKPEILTK; translated from the coding sequence ATGGTTACAAAAAAGACAGAAAAAGATATCGAATACCTGCGCGAAGGTGGAAAGCGTCTTGCTTTCATTTTAAAAGAACTTCAGAAGAAAGTTGCTCCGGGAGTAACCGGGCAGGAGCTTGAAGATTTTGCCCGAAAGCTCACCGAAGAAGGGGGAGACAAACCCGCATTTCTCGGTCACATGTCCAAACACGATAAAGTTCCATATCCAGCAGGACTCTGTCTTTCTATTAACGACGAAGTGGTGCATAGCCCTGCGACTGGCGAAGGTAAGGTTATTAAAGAAGGAGATGTCGTAAGTCTCGATTATGGAATTATTCACAAAGGACTTTACACTGATTCTGCTGTCACGGTGGCTGTCGGAAAAGTTGATGCTGTTGCGAAAAAACTTTTGAGCGTTACCAAAAAAGCTCTGGAGATCGGTATCAAAGAATGTAAAAACGGAAACACAACGGGAGATATTGGTTTTGCAATTGAGGAATACGTGAAGCCTTACAAATTTGGCATTATCCGAGAGCTTGCGGGACATGGAGTTGGTTATAAAGTGCACGAGGACCCCTACATCCCCAATTACGGCAAAAAGGGCACAGGAGAGAAGCTTTTCCCTGGCATGGTGATTGCCATAGAACCGATGCTTAATGAAGGAACAGCCGATATTAAGCTTGCAGAAGATGGATTTACCTATAAAACGCGGGACGGCAAGCGCGGAGCTCACTTTGAACACACCATTCTTATCACAGAGGGAAAGCCTGAAATACTCACCAAATAG
- the rplF gene encoding 50S ribosomal protein L6 — MSRIGKKVISVPEKTEVKIGTGVMSVKGPLGELSRPFKHSDVKIALADGKITLTPVGEDSGALWGTYSAHLTNMIKGVHTPFQKKLIIEGVGYKWDVKGEELNLALGFSHPVKLKIPKGLKVVAEKGNLTISGNDVEMVGHFTAKVRDLKKPEPYKGKGIRYSDEVIRRKAGKKTT; from the coding sequence ATGTCACGTATAGGTAAAAAAGTAATATCAGTTCCAGAAAAGACCGAAGTGAAGATCGGTACTGGTGTTATGTCCGTCAAAGGCCCTCTTGGAGAACTTTCACGTCCTTTCAAACACAGTGATGTAAAGATTGCTTTGGCTGATGGCAAAATCACTTTGACTCCAGTCGGCGAAGATTCAGGAGCTCTTTGGGGTACTTACTCTGCGCACCTCACCAACATGATCAAAGGTGTTCATACACCTTTCCAGAAGAAGCTCATCATCGAAGGAGTGGGATACAAGTGGGATGTGAAGGGAGAGGAACTCAATTTGGCTCTCGGATTTTCTCATCCAGTGAAACTCAAAATTCCAAAAGGATTGAAAGTGGTTGCTGAAAAAGGAAATCTCACTATTTCTGGCAATGATGTCGAAATGGTAGGACACTTTACTGCGAAAGTGCGAGATTTGAAAAAGCCTGAACCATACAAAGGAAAAGGAATCCGATACAGCGATGAAGTTATCCGACGCAAGGCTGGTAAGAAGACAACATAA
- a CDS encoding uL15 family ribosomal protein — MQTHNLKRVHELITHYQVGRGGKRGKTSGRGGKGQTARAGNKRRPELRDLIKKLPKMRGRGKNSNKTIDFRKVYPINLDLIEVGYNAGEVVSPKTLLEKGVVPLVKGNLPLVKILSMGEITKRVTVEGCEISAGAKAKIEKAGGTAPALLVQLPKRAPIKVVVKEAPKAKAPAKAKPAPAKEKAPAKEKVAVKK, encoded by the coding sequence ATGCAAACCCATAATCTAAAAAGAGTTCATGAGCTTATCACGCACTATCAAGTAGGGCGAGGGGGGAAGCGCGGAAAAACATCTGGCCGAGGAGGCAAGGGACAGACTGCTCGAGCGGGAAACAAGAGACGACCAGAGCTTCGAGACCTCATCAAAAAGCTTCCAAAGATGCGAGGAAGAGGGAAGAACAGCAACAAAACGATCGATTTCCGAAAAGTATACCCAATCAACCTCGATCTTATCGAAGTAGGCTACAATGCTGGAGAAGTAGTTTCTCCAAAGACGCTTCTTGAAAAAGGTGTAGTTCCTCTTGTAAAAGGAAATCTTCCTCTCGTAAAAATTCTTTCTATGGGGGAAATCACAAAGCGTGTTACAGTAGAAGGATGCGAGATTTCAGCCGGAGCGAAGGCAAAAATTGAAAAGGCTGGAGGGACAGCACCCGCACTTCTCGTTCAGCTTCCAAAGCGTGCTCCTATTAAAGTAGTTGTAAAAGAAGCTCCAAAAGCGAAGGCTCCCGCAAAGGCAAAACCAGCTCCCGCAAAAGAAAAGGCTCCAGCGAAGGAAAAAGTTGCCGTTAAAAAATAA
- the secY gene encoding preprotein translocase subunit SecY → MDNFFSKLKLIIADKSIRNRVLFTLGALIIFRLLANIPIPGIDVARLQAFFANSQFLGLLNVFSGGGLSNLSLIMLGVGPYITASIIMQLLTMMVPKLKAMYQEEGEAGRAKFAQYSRLVGVPLAFLQAFGFLLLLQKQGIVPSLGGFALAVNVIVIAGGSVLLMWIGELITEFGIGNGVSLIIFAGIVARIPTAMSQALVSFDASQIPVYIGFLAAAVAIIFGVVIITEGERPIPVTYAKRVRGMKVYGGTSTYLPLRLNQAGVIPIIFALSILLFPQMIFNFLSSTGNATISAIGTFVLAVIANKWIYALAYFILVFLFTYFYTAVTFDPDSISENLQKNGAFIPGVRPGQSTSAHIYKILNRLTLFGALFLGIIAVLPLAMQALTGIQSLAIGGTALLIVVSVVLDLMKKVDAQISMREY, encoded by the coding sequence ATGGATAATTTCTTCTCCAAATTAAAGCTCATTATCGCGGATAAGAGCATTAGAAATCGAGTACTCTTTACACTCGGTGCTTTGATTATCTTTCGACTGCTCGCAAACATCCCAATTCCTGGAATTGACGTCGCGCGACTGCAAGCTTTCTTCGCAAACAGCCAGTTTTTGGGACTTTTGAATGTATTTTCTGGAGGTGGGCTTTCAAACCTTTCTCTCATTATGCTCGGAGTCGGTCCGTACATCACTGCATCTATCATCATGCAGCTTTTGACCATGATGGTGCCGAAGCTCAAGGCGATGTATCAGGAAGAGGGTGAAGCAGGACGCGCAAAATTTGCACAGTACTCCCGTCTTGTCGGCGTACCGCTCGCATTTCTCCAGGCGTTCGGCTTTCTCCTCCTTCTTCAGAAGCAGGGAATTGTGCCGTCTCTCGGAGGTTTTGCTCTGGCCGTAAATGTTATCGTCATTGCCGGAGGCTCTGTCCTTCTCATGTGGATCGGAGAACTTATCACTGAATTTGGAATTGGAAACGGAGTTTCGCTCATCATCTTTGCCGGAATCGTGGCAAGAATCCCAACAGCAATGAGCCAAGCGCTTGTTTCTTTCGATGCTTCACAAATTCCTGTCTATATCGGTTTCTTGGCTGCCGCCGTAGCGATTATCTTTGGTGTCGTCATCATTACTGAAGGCGAACGGCCAATTCCAGTCACGTATGCAAAGCGAGTCCGTGGAATGAAAGTGTATGGAGGAACTTCGACATATCTTCCTCTTCGATTGAATCAAGCTGGAGTTATTCCAATTATTTTCGCACTTTCAATTTTGCTCTTCCCACAGATGATTTTCAATTTCCTTTCTTCGACAGGGAACGCGACGATAAGCGCTATTGGTACATTCGTCCTTGCTGTTATCGCAAACAAGTGGATTTATGCGCTTGCGTATTTCATCCTCGTATTTCTCTTTACTTATTTCTACACAGCAGTTACTTTCGATCCAGATTCTATTTCAGAAAATCTCCAGAAGAACGGCGCGTTCATTCCAGGAGTTCGCCCAGGACAATCCACTTCAGCGCATATTTATAAAATCTTGAATCGTCTCACGCTTTTCGGCGCACTTTTCCTCGGTATTATTGCTGTGCTTCCGCTCGCAATGCAGGCCCTCACAGGAATTCAATCTCTTGCTATTGGAGGTACTGCGCTTCTCATTGTTGTTTCTGTAGTTCTCGACTTGATGAAAAAAGTAGACGCTCAAATCAGTATGCGCGAATATTAA
- a CDS encoding nucleoside monophosphate kinase: protein MAPKTFIMIGRSGCGKGTQADLLLAHLKEKTGLNGYHLETGKKFREFIQSKGYTSGLSRQIIEEGGLQPEFLAIWNWASSLIENLTPDVHLVLDGAPRKLFEAEVLNLALEFYKRENPAVIFLNVSENWARERLMERARGDDKKDSINKRLAWYETEVLPVVEFFKKKKNYHFLEINGEQPIEKVQADILKGLRI, encoded by the coding sequence ATGGCACCCAAGACATTCATTATGATTGGCCGATCTGGCTGTGGAAAGGGCACTCAAGCTGACCTTCTTTTGGCGCACCTCAAAGAAAAAACTGGTCTCAATGGCTATCATCTCGAGACTGGCAAGAAATTCCGCGAATTCATTCAGTCAAAAGGCTACACTAGCGGGCTTTCTCGACAGATCATTGAGGAAGGGGGGCTTCAGCCTGAATTTCTTGCTATTTGGAATTGGGCGAGTTCTCTTATCGAAAATCTGACTCCTGATGTGCACCTTGTTCTCGATGGTGCTCCACGAAAGCTGTTTGAAGCGGAAGTTTTGAATCTTGCGCTTGAATTTTATAAACGAGAAAATCCTGCAGTTATATTTTTGAATGTCAGCGAAAATTGGGCACGCGAGCGACTCATGGAGAGAGCGCGAGGAGATGATAAGAAAGATAGCATTAACAAAAGGCTTGCATGGTATGAAACTGAAGTGCTTCCTGTTGTCGAGTTTTTCAAAAAGAAAAAGAATTACCATTTTCTTGAAATAAATGGCGAACAGCCGATCGAAAAAGTGCAGGCAGATATTCTCAAAGGTCTCCGTATTTGA
- a CDS encoding 30S ribosomal protein S5 produces the protein MSDENTQPNTAPVAPTAPQAPVAGAPMSGAPMPRGGARPQGGQRTFEKNPRRNTRKPGGRDGGRTKPEFDQKIISIRRVTRVASGGRRFSFSVALVAGNRKGSVGVGIGKGADTSLAIDKAVRNAKKHMIKLALTKTMSIPHEVDAKFNASRVVLKPARGRGVSAGSSVRNVIELAGITDISAKILSRSKNHLNNAQVAIMALSEFRDKTKKVLAAPTLQKEQR, from the coding sequence ATGTCAGACGAAAATACACAACCAAATACAGCTCCAGTAGCACCTACAGCTCCACAAGCTCCTGTAGCAGGTGCTCCAATGAGCGGCGCTCCAATGCCACGAGGCGGTGCACGACCTCAAGGCGGTCAGAGAACTTTTGAAAAGAATCCTCGACGAAATACCCGAAAGCCGGGAGGACGAGATGGCGGACGCACAAAGCCAGAATTTGATCAGAAAATCATTTCTATTCGACGTGTGACTCGAGTTGCTTCCGGAGGACGACGATTCAGCTTCTCTGTGGCGCTTGTTGCAGGAAACCGAAAAGGCTCTGTGGGAGTAGGAATTGGAAAAGGAGCAGATACATCGCTTGCAATCGACAAAGCTGTCCGAAATGCAAAGAAGCATATGATCAAGCTCGCGCTCACAAAGACTATGTCTATTCCGCACGAAGTTGATGCAAAGTTCAATGCTTCACGAGTTGTTTTGAAGCCAGCACGAGGACGAGGAGTTTCAGCAGGAAGCTCTGTACGAAACGTTATCGAGCTTGCAGGTATCACCGACATCAGCGCGAAAATTCTTTCCCGAAGTAAGAATCATTTGAATAATGCGCAGGTTGCGATCATGGCATTGTCAGAGTTTAGAGATAAGACAAAGAAAGTTCTTGCTGCACCGACACTTCAGAAAGAACAGCGATAA